Sequence from the Ornithinimicrobium humiphilum genome:
ATGATGCGCGCGGTGCCGCGACGGTCGCGCACCGGGTGAAGGAGGTGCGCATGCCCGGCATCCTGCCGCGACTGCTGCGCGCCCTCACCGTCACCACCGTCGTCCTCGGCCTCTCCGCGACCGCCCACACCCGGGCGGGCGCCCACCTGCCGGGCCCGGTCGTAATGGCCGCGCTCGCCGCGGTCGTCCTCCTGCTGGTCCTGCCGCTCACCCGCAGGACCCTGCGCCCCGTGCCGCTGCTCGCGCTCCTGGGAGCCGGTCAGCTCGCCCTGCACCACGTGCTCGTGCTGCTCACGGCCACCGCACGGTGCGCCCCGGTCGCGGTGCACGAGCACCACACCGTGCTGGTCTGCGACGGGATGGTCGAGCAGGCCGCCGCGCACGGCGCCACCACCACGTCGATGGTCCTGGCGCACGTGCTGGCGACGCTGGCCAGCGCCGCCGCCATCAGCCACGGCGAAGCCGTCCTGCGCGCACTCCTGGCGCCGGTGCGCTCGCTGCTCGACCTGCCCCAGCCGGTCGTGCTCCCGGTCGTCCCGCGCCAGCGCGTCGCGGGCCTCTCCTTCGTGCCGTGCGGGGGTGCGCTGGTCCTGCCGCCCCCGACGCGAGGGCCGCCGCCGGTCAGCTGCTGACCCTCTCGCGCCCACCGGCGCGCATCCCTCTTCTTCTTCGCTCCATCCGGCGCTGCCTCCTGCGCGGCGCCGCCCGAAAGGACCTCTCATGAACGTTCGTCGTCCCCTGCTCGCCTCCGCCGCCGGCCTCGTCCTCCTGGGCCTGGGCCTGCCCCCCGCGAGCGCCCACGTCACCGTCGCACCGTCGACCACGGAGGCGGGTGCCTACACGGTGCTGACCTTCGCGGCCTCGCACGGCTGCGACGGCTCGCCCACGACCTCCTTCACCATCTCGATCCCGGAGACCATCGCCGACGCCAAGCCCACCGTCTACGACGGCTGGGACGTGGAGAAGATCGAGGAGGAGCTCTCCGAGCCGATCACCACCGCCGACGGCGTGACCCTGACCAAGCACGTCGGCAAGGTCGTCTACACCGCGAGGACCCCGCTCGAGGACGGCTACCGGGCCGCCTTCGAGATCCAGGTCCAGAACCCCGACACCCCCGGCGAGACGCTGGCCTTCCCCACGCTGCAGACCTGCCTGGAGGGGGCGACCGACTGGGCCGAGCTGGCCGCCGAGGGTCAGGACCCGCACGACCTCGAGGCCCCGGC
This genomic interval carries:
- a CDS encoding YcnI family protein; the protein is MNVRRPLLASAAGLVLLGLGLPPASAHVTVAPSTTEAGAYTVLTFAASHGCDGSPTTSFTISIPETIADAKPTVYDGWDVEKIEEELSEPITTADGVTLTKHVGKVVYTARTPLEDGYRAAFEIQVQNPDTPGETLAFPTLQTCLEGATDWAELAAEGQDPHDLEAPAPTYTVTEASGGHGAETGETSAAVEAGSSSALGWVGALLGLVGAVLGAVAFQRTRSTARS